The following are from one region of the Alicyclobacillus fastidiosus genome:
- a CDS encoding MFS transporter, whose translation MNRRIIFTLSFGHLANDFLINVFTAILPLLVIDFHLSYGEVGVLTMASNVASSLVQPVFGWISDKKGMPWLLGLSALALSLGLLCVEFAPSFIWLIPAVVLNGIGSAAFHPDASRAVFFAAADKRGAAQSIFQVGGNLGLALSAIALRFLQGVGLSGIAWLMILGVVSSALLFSLTKWFAARLVEGAKQKQSVRTTSTSARTSKLGLSLLVFIVTVRSWIVSGFSTFVPLYVMAQFGVTAQHIWIYTFVFLLFGAIGTLAGGPMADRFGQRNVIRISMVVSTPLAVLMPYIPRDLVLVDLALVGFFLLSTFAVTVIYGQEMLPNNIAMVSGLLIGFAGGIAGLGIMLVGQIADVYSLHVALQWIVWLMPAAALCTLALPVDAARLRQRLPAALGTAPR comes from the coding sequence ATGAATCGACGGATTATTTTTACGCTGTCGTTCGGCCATCTGGCGAACGACTTTCTGATCAACGTATTTACAGCCATTCTCCCGCTGCTTGTCATCGACTTTCACCTGTCATATGGCGAGGTAGGCGTCCTCACGATGGCCTCCAACGTGGCCTCGTCGTTGGTGCAACCGGTGTTTGGCTGGATATCGGACAAAAAGGGGATGCCGTGGCTGTTAGGGCTGAGCGCCTTGGCTCTCTCGCTGGGACTGTTGTGTGTCGAATTTGCACCGTCATTCATCTGGCTGATTCCGGCAGTCGTTCTGAACGGGATCGGATCGGCGGCATTCCACCCCGATGCCAGCAGAGCCGTGTTCTTTGCGGCAGCCGATAAGCGTGGCGCGGCACAGTCGATTTTTCAGGTGGGTGGCAACCTCGGGCTCGCGCTATCGGCGATCGCACTGCGCTTTCTCCAAGGTGTCGGGCTATCCGGTATCGCGTGGTTGATGATCCTGGGCGTGGTGTCGAGCGCCTTGCTGTTTTCCCTGACGAAGTGGTTCGCCGCGCGACTGGTAGAAGGGGCCAAGCAAAAACAATCGGTTCGGACCACGTCTACCTCAGCTCGTACGTCGAAACTCGGGTTGTCCCTGCTCGTCTTCATCGTGACTGTTCGCTCGTGGATCGTATCTGGTTTCTCTACGTTTGTTCCGCTGTACGTCATGGCTCAATTCGGCGTAACGGCCCAGCACATCTGGATTTATACCTTCGTATTCCTGCTCTTTGGCGCCATTGGCACCTTGGCAGGTGGCCCGATGGCAGACAGGTTCGGACAGAGAAACGTCATTCGGATCTCGATGGTGGTTTCGACGCCGCTTGCCGTCCTGATGCCGTACATCCCACGGGATCTCGTTTTAGTGGATTTGGCCCTGGTCGGCTTTTTCCTGCTGTCGACGTTTGCCGTGACGGTGATTTACGGGCAGGAGATGTTGCCGAACAACATCGCCATGGTATCTGGCTTACTCATCGGTTTTGCAGGTGGCATTGCCGGATTGGGAATCATGCTCGTCGGCCAGATCGCAGACGTGTATTCGCTGCACGTCGCCTTACAGTGGATCGTTTGGCTGATGCCAGCGGCGGCATTGTGCACGTTGGCTCTGCCGGTCGATGCCGCGCGCCTTCGCCAGCGCCTGCCGGCTGCGCTAGGAACGGCGCCGCGCTGA
- a CDS encoding DUF1284 domain-containing protein, translating into MGYSEEYVENMTRVHQHLREQPEAWILIVHGPDDLCAKFPEQQVCHCEDPHIFERDADILRTVGLDVGQRIRWSEVEQRIRDRVVPEDIARVCSTCSWRGYGVCEEGVRRIHRGEGLYFVNALSR; encoded by the coding sequence ATGGGGTATTCCGAAGAGTATGTGGAGAACATGACGCGGGTGCACCAGCACTTGCGCGAGCAGCCCGAGGCGTGGATCCTCATCGTCCATGGCCCAGACGACTTGTGCGCCAAGTTTCCCGAGCAACAAGTCTGTCACTGTGAAGATCCGCACATTTTTGAGCGCGATGCCGACATCTTGCGGACTGTTGGCCTGGATGTCGGCCAAAGGATCCGCTGGTCCGAGGTCGAACAACGCATTCGCGACCGCGTCGTTCCCGAGGATATCGCGCGGGTCTGCAGTACCTGCTCGTGGCGAGGCTACGGCGTGTGCGAAGAAGGCGTTCGCCGGATCCATCGAGGAGAGGGGCTTTATTTCGTTAACGCACTATCGCGATAA
- a CDS encoding flavin reductase family protein, whose translation MLALNPDDMSPRDNYKFLIGSIIPRPVAFVTTKAEDGTLNAAPFSYFNIVSSTPPMISVSVQRQNGVQKDTARNAAFAKQFVVHICDQENVQKVNATAASLAPSESEIALVGMTPVTSTVVEVPGVREAKIRMECVLEHALALGGSTPSCDLLIGRIVQYHVEESLYEHGRISARGLNPVARLAGNDYATLGDIFTVARPK comes from the coding sequence GTGCTAGCACTCAATCCAGACGACATGAGTCCACGGGACAATTATAAATTTCTCATCGGCAGCATCATTCCGCGGCCGGTGGCGTTTGTGACGACGAAAGCCGAGGATGGCACGCTCAACGCAGCGCCATTTAGCTATTTCAACATCGTCTCATCTACGCCGCCGATGATCTCGGTGTCCGTACAGCGGCAGAATGGAGTACAGAAGGATACCGCGAGGAATGCCGCGTTTGCCAAACAGTTTGTCGTTCACATCTGCGATCAGGAAAATGTACAAAAGGTCAATGCGACGGCTGCTTCGCTGGCGCCCAGCGAGAGTGAAATTGCACTCGTCGGGATGACGCCAGTCACCAGTACGGTCGTTGAGGTTCCAGGGGTTCGCGAGGCAAAAATTCGCATGGAGTGCGTTCTCGAGCACGCTTTGGCGCTCGGTGGCAGTACGCCTTCCTGTGATTTGCTCATCGGGCGCATCGTCCAGTACCACGTAGAGGAGTCGTTGTACGAGCACGGCCGGATCAGCGCCCGTGGATTGAACCCTGTCGCACGGCTTGCTGGAAACGACTACGCAACACTGGGGGATATCTTTACGGTCGCTAGGCCCAAATGA
- a CDS encoding inorganic phosphate transporter, with amino-acid sequence MLIIAWIIALFFAANIGASGTAASMGAAYGAGAIRRRWIALVLVAAAAFLGAVVGGGSVVKTISGGIVPSHDITVEITVLILASACLTLFISNLIGVPLSTSEVTVGAVVGVGLAIGHVYGAKLAFIVSVWLIMPFVAMGIAYLLGKLIRVLEPKLSNVSAAARYTTLALTVLLVLSGCYEAFSAGMNNVANAIGPLVAANVIGVHAGLVFGALFVAIGAMTLGGKVLETNAKKITQLSILQGTAVSLTSATLVLVASLFGLPVPQTQATTMAIFGVGQSKVGRDIWRQDVVKRIVKIWIASPVSSLLLSYVLVELVTNRNLSALWVVAAVIVFAGLLWTFRRMRARQTSVAQRKSL; translated from the coding sequence ATGCTCATTATCGCGTGGATTATTGCCCTGTTCTTCGCGGCTAACATCGGAGCGAGTGGTACTGCGGCCTCCATGGGCGCCGCCTACGGCGCGGGCGCCATTAGGCGTAGGTGGATAGCCCTTGTGTTGGTGGCTGCTGCAGCGTTTTTAGGGGCTGTCGTGGGTGGCGGCTCAGTGGTGAAGACCATCAGCGGTGGCATTGTCCCTTCCCACGACATTACGGTGGAGATCACCGTGCTTATCCTCGCATCTGCTTGTCTAACTCTGTTTATTTCTAACCTAATTGGTGTGCCGCTGTCGACGAGCGAGGTCACGGTCGGTGCAGTGGTCGGCGTCGGGCTGGCGATTGGGCACGTGTACGGGGCGAAACTGGCGTTTATCGTGTCAGTGTGGCTGATTATGCCGTTCGTCGCGATGGGCATCGCTTATCTACTTGGAAAATTGATACGCGTCCTCGAGCCCAAACTGTCGAATGTGTCGGCCGCCGCGAGGTACACCACGCTGGCCCTGACGGTTTTACTCGTGCTCTCAGGCTGTTATGAGGCGTTTTCGGCTGGGATGAACAACGTTGCCAACGCGATTGGCCCGCTGGTGGCGGCGAACGTGATCGGCGTGCACGCGGGGCTTGTCTTTGGGGCGCTGTTCGTGGCCATTGGCGCGATGACGCTTGGCGGCAAAGTGCTTGAAACCAACGCGAAGAAAATCACGCAGCTTTCCATTCTTCAGGGTACGGCGGTCTCCTTGACGAGTGCGACGCTCGTGCTCGTCGCATCGCTGTTCGGCCTGCCTGTGCCGCAGACGCAAGCGACCACAATGGCGATTTTCGGCGTCGGTCAGTCGAAAGTCGGTCGGGACATCTGGCGGCAAGATGTCGTCAAGCGGATCGTGAAGATTTGGATTGCCTCTCCGGTCTCGTCGTTGTTGCTGTCGTATGTGCTTGTCGAACTGGTGACGAATCGAAACTTGTCCGCATTGTGGGTCGTGGCGGCGGTCATCGTGTTCGCCGGCCTGTTGTGGACATTTCGGCGGATGCGGGCGAGGCAAACGTCTGTCGCACAGCGAAAGTCCCTGTGA
- a CDS encoding GNAT family N-acetyltransferase has protein sequence MTHEMMAVRRLLASEPAPMELLLLADPSEEVIASYLPRSAVYVAEYADAGVIGVCALLPTRPGVLEIVNVAVDEAWQRQGVASSVLREVIAFAKEERAVDRLEIATGNSSLAQLRLYQRLGFRMTHIEQDYFVKRYPQPIYEDGLQCRDLVHLAMDVPAG, from the coding sequence ATGACACATGAGATGATGGCGGTACGCCGCCTGCTGGCATCTGAGCCCGCCCCGATGGAGCTGCTCCTTTTGGCCGACCCGTCGGAGGAAGTGATTGCTTCCTATTTGCCTCGCAGCGCAGTATACGTCGCAGAGTACGCCGACGCTGGCGTCATCGGCGTCTGTGCGCTCCTGCCGACGAGGCCAGGGGTGTTGGAAATCGTCAACGTGGCGGTGGACGAGGCCTGGCAGCGCCAAGGTGTAGCGAGTAGCGTTTTACGTGAAGTCATCGCGTTCGCGAAAGAGGAGCGAGCAGTAGATCGATTGGAGATCGCCACAGGGAACTCCAGTTTGGCGCAACTGCGCCTGTATCAACGGCTCGGCTTCCGGATGACGCATATCGAGCAGGATTATTTCGTGAAGCGCTATCCGCAACCGATTTACGAAGATGGCTTGCAATGTCGGGATCTCGTGCATCTCGCCATGGACGTGCCAGCAGGCTGA
- a CDS encoding acetamidase/formamidase family protein → MIYAMAPENEAVLEVEAGSTVTIATCDCFEGQIEDVNQDFGTLDWERINPATGPIFVRGAEPGDILLVHIEDIQLAEQGVMTTGPGLGVLGDELAANAIRMVEVRDGKAVFSTDIEFPLRPMIGVIGTAPGCQSVPCGTPGDHGGNMDCTRITTGAALLLPVNVPGALFALGDLHASMGDGEVAVCGIEIAGRVTVRLDVLKGKSWPLPMLVNDEVVVTIASEESLDDAAVRATKQMVHWLHDEFGMELAEATFLCSAAGDLRVCQIVDPLRTARFEVPRTIVEKLGFALA, encoded by the coding sequence ATGATTTACGCAATGGCGCCTGAGAACGAGGCGGTGCTTGAGGTAGAGGCGGGATCGACGGTGACGATTGCCACCTGTGATTGCTTTGAGGGTCAAATAGAGGATGTCAATCAGGATTTTGGCACGCTCGACTGGGAGCGCATCAATCCAGCCACAGGCCCTATTTTCGTTCGCGGGGCAGAACCGGGGGACATCCTCCTGGTACACATCGAGGACATTCAGCTCGCGGAACAGGGCGTGATGACGACTGGACCGGGACTCGGCGTGCTCGGAGACGAACTCGCGGCCAACGCCATTCGGATGGTCGAGGTCCGTGACGGCAAAGCGGTGTTTTCGACGGACATCGAGTTTCCGCTGCGGCCGATGATCGGCGTCATCGGGACGGCGCCCGGCTGTCAGTCGGTCCCTTGTGGTACACCAGGCGATCACGGCGGGAATATGGACTGTACCCGCATTACCACGGGGGCAGCCTTGTTGCTGCCGGTCAACGTCCCTGGTGCACTGTTTGCCCTTGGTGACTTGCACGCTTCGATGGGCGACGGGGAAGTCGCCGTGTGTGGGATTGAAATCGCAGGCCGAGTGACGGTTCGACTGGATGTGCTGAAGGGGAAATCGTGGCCATTGCCGATGCTCGTGAACGACGAAGTCGTGGTGACTATCGCCTCCGAAGAGTCGCTCGACGATGCGGCTGTGCGTGCGACGAAGCAGATGGTTCACTGGCTGCACGACGAGTTTGGCATGGAGTTGGCTGAGGCGACTTTTCTCTGCAGTGCGGCAGGAGACTTGCGTGTTTGCCAAATCGTCGATCCGCTGCGGACAGCACGTTTCGAAGTTCCACGCACTATCGTGGAGAAGTTAGGTTTTGCTCTGGCGTGA
- a CDS encoding four-helix bundle copper-binding protein yields MPNENNAEQDFTPDYRSEGKPSYQPKKAYHKPPKPQPMHEEESPSYPSPEMQFSLEIETESPVVQYVKKPVPKPKPAPTTQFTYMQYEFEEEQVEFDPGLFAAHPVHQCPNICEQVKDCMLTCERTIHMLMCRPDAYMHARQIAMLQDCVEVCLLTTRQIARRSPMLKIALRYCAKVCRMCGHECMRFPGPESQACARICLHCSKICEKYMTTKQWA; encoded by the coding sequence GTGCCAAACGAAAATAACGCGGAGCAAGATTTCACACCTGATTATCGCAGTGAGGGAAAGCCTTCATACCAGCCGAAAAAAGCCTATCATAAACCACCGAAACCGCAGCCGATGCACGAAGAGGAGTCCCCGTCCTACCCATCACCAGAGATGCAATTTTCGCTGGAGATAGAAACGGAATCCCCCGTCGTCCAGTACGTCAAAAAGCCAGTTCCAAAACCGAAACCAGCGCCCACGACACAATTCACGTATATGCAGTATGAGTTCGAAGAGGAGCAAGTAGAATTCGATCCCGGCCTGTTCGCAGCCCACCCCGTCCACCAATGTCCAAACATCTGCGAGCAAGTGAAGGACTGCATGCTCACATGTGAGCGCACCATCCACATGCTCATGTGCCGGCCAGACGCGTACATGCACGCGAGGCAAATTGCCATGTTACAGGACTGTGTCGAAGTCTGCCTCCTGACCACGCGACAAATCGCAAGGCGCAGTCCGATGCTGAAAATCGCACTTCGCTACTGTGCAAAAGTATGTCGGATGTGCGGCCACGAATGCATGCGGTTCCCCGGCCCAGAGTCGCAAGCCTGCGCGCGGATATGTCTGCATTGTTCGAAGATCTGCGAGAAGTACATGACCACCAAACAGTGGGCCTGA
- the metA gene encoding homoserine O-succinyltransferase, giving the protein MPIKIPDHLPAKEILQSEHIFVMGEQRAFQQDIRPLRILILNLMPMKEVTETQLLRLLGNSPLQVEVTLLRMQSHLAKNTSAEHLTSFYQTFDDVQKQAYDGMIITGAPVEHLPFEEVGYWQELCSILEWTKESVTSTLHICWAAQAALYYHYRIDKYALPEKLFGVFEHTVNVRCNLTRGFDDTFVVPHSRHTYIRKGDIERVPGLDVLAESDEAGVFLVATPDARQIFVTGHAEYDATTLWDEYKRDLERGLSVPLPKYYFPNDDDSRSPRHQWRSHANLLFSNWLNYCVYQETPYDLSGRVKRPQSVG; this is encoded by the coding sequence ATGCCAATCAAGATTCCAGATCATCTGCCTGCAAAAGAAATTCTTCAATCCGAACACATCTTTGTGATGGGCGAACAACGCGCGTTTCAGCAGGATATTCGCCCGCTTCGAATATTGATTCTGAATCTCATGCCGATGAAGGAAGTGACCGAGACGCAGTTGCTTCGACTCCTCGGCAACTCCCCGCTTCAAGTAGAGGTGACGTTGCTGAGGATGCAGTCGCATCTCGCTAAAAACACGTCGGCAGAGCACCTGACCTCGTTTTATCAGACGTTCGACGACGTTCAAAAACAGGCGTACGACGGCATGATCATCACCGGTGCACCGGTGGAACACCTGCCGTTTGAGGAAGTCGGATATTGGCAGGAACTCTGTAGCATTCTCGAGTGGACCAAGGAATCGGTGACTTCCACGCTCCACATCTGCTGGGCAGCACAAGCTGCTCTATACTATCATTATCGCATTGACAAATACGCGTTGCCGGAGAAGCTGTTTGGCGTATTCGAACACACGGTGAACGTCCGTTGCAACCTGACGCGCGGCTTTGACGATACGTTTGTGGTACCGCACTCGAGACACACCTACATTCGAAAAGGCGACATCGAGCGCGTTCCGGGACTCGATGTGCTCGCGGAGTCGGACGAAGCTGGCGTGTTCTTGGTCGCCACGCCCGATGCACGTCAAATTTTTGTGACTGGGCATGCCGAGTACGACGCGACGACGCTATGGGACGAGTACAAGCGCGACCTCGAGAGGGGGCTTTCTGTGCCGCTGCCGAAGTATTACTTCCCGAATGACGACGACTCGCGCTCACCAAGACACCAGTGGCGCTCGCACGCGAATCTCCTGTTCTCAAACTGGTTGAACTATTGCGTGTACCAGGAGACCCCGTACGATCTCAGTGGCCGCGTGAAGCGCCCGCAGTCTGTTGGCTGA
- a CDS encoding cation diffusion facilitator family transporter, protein MADHHAHHHDTGGHHHHHGILHTHAPTGKMGKAFVLTCAILIVELIGGWFSHSLALMSDAGHVLTDVFAIGLSWFAIRQSVKPADESMTFGYARSGILAALVNGLTLIVITLWILMEAYRRLQHPGHVHSLWMFISASVGLCVNLYLALGMRHEENLNVKSAVLHMLGDAAASAGVIVAGIIISFTHWYIVDPLLSIAIAVLIAFGAWRIVRQTMKILMEGTPQTVDFRAVVDELKALPGIQDVHDVHVWAITSGQNALSCHAVLDGNMTIRDSQQVLRDAEHCLAHFGIGHVTIQIEDGSHPHENRELCAHKEDALEHHHH, encoded by the coding sequence ATGGCAGATCACCACGCGCATCATCATGACACCGGCGGGCACCACCATCACCACGGCATTCTCCACACCCACGCGCCCACTGGTAAAATGGGCAAGGCGTTTGTGTTGACGTGCGCCATTCTTATCGTCGAGTTGATCGGTGGTTGGTTCTCCCATAGTCTTGCACTGATGTCGGATGCCGGCCACGTATTGACAGATGTGTTCGCCATAGGTCTCTCGTGGTTCGCCATCAGGCAATCCGTCAAACCGGCAGACGAATCGATGACCTTTGGCTATGCGCGGTCCGGTATCCTCGCCGCATTGGTGAACGGGCTGACGCTCATCGTCATCACGCTGTGGATCTTGATGGAGGCATACCGCCGTCTGCAGCATCCCGGTCACGTCCATAGTCTGTGGATGTTTATCAGTGCAAGCGTAGGCCTTTGTGTGAATCTTTACCTAGCGCTCGGTATGCGACACGAAGAGAATCTCAATGTCAAGAGCGCAGTTTTGCACATGCTCGGCGATGCCGCGGCATCTGCCGGCGTCATCGTGGCTGGTATCATCATTTCGTTCACCCATTGGTATATCGTCGATCCGCTGCTGAGCATCGCCATCGCCGTACTGATCGCGTTTGGCGCATGGCGGATCGTTCGCCAGACGATGAAGATTTTGATGGAAGGCACGCCGCAGACCGTCGATTTTCGGGCGGTGGTCGACGAGCTTAAGGCATTGCCGGGCATCCAGGACGTCCACGACGTGCACGTATGGGCGATCACGAGCGGTCAAAATGCGCTGAGTTGTCACGCGGTATTGGATGGGAATATGACCATCCGGGACAGTCAGCAGGTCCTGCGGGACGCGGAACACTGTCTGGCGCACTTCGGCATTGGGCACGTCACGATTCAAATTGAGGACGGAAGTCACCCACATGAGAATCGCGAGTTGTGTGCACACAAGGAAGACGCGCTGGAGCATCACCACCATTGA
- a CDS encoding aspartyl-phosphate phosphatase Spo0E family protein: protein MINGDCKTTNVIDYLRDKMILRAESTGDLLHQDVIRLSQQLDQFLVQAQKCMQDEMTVAPETDSTPWWPLQAAGGEPSPTIWALQNRRRKHLRMVGDLRHAVSYKR, encoded by the coding sequence ATGATCAACGGGGACTGTAAAACGACCAATGTGATTGACTACTTGCGCGACAAGATGATACTTCGAGCAGAATCGACCGGAGATTTGTTACATCAGGACGTCATTCGTCTGAGTCAACAACTCGACCAATTCCTAGTGCAAGCGCAGAAGTGCATGCAAGACGAGATGACCGTGGCACCGGAAACAGACTCGACGCCATGGTGGCCACTGCAAGCGGCCGGTGGAGAACCGAGTCCGACTATCTGGGCACTGCAGAATCGCCGGCGTAAGCATTTGCGCATGGTTGGGGACTTGCGGCACGCCGTGTCGTACAAGCGCTGA
- the lgt gene encoding prolipoprotein diacylglyceryl transferase: MHSYWFHIGAFPVRSYSTVFALAFLLGLGITLYYAKTKGNPGDAEHWWSLAPLCLVGGILGARFWQVFFFDWGYYSQYPGQIIQVWHGGLSIQGGIVGALIASIIYLWRKKLSFFHFADIGTPGILLGQSIGRDADFMNGSAYGAPTHQNFGILFPSDTLARQQYGNQPLWPAVMWEAQVDIVLMALLFVLLQRKNGWPRGFAFVYYLIVYNICRFFLEMLRGDSPRGVFGWDAAQWTALASALVGVLLAIWVFWKSDRKTPLGIDN; this comes from the coding sequence GTGCATTCATATTGGTTTCACATTGGCGCTTTTCCCGTTCGGTCTTACAGTACCGTTTTCGCCCTCGCATTTTTGCTAGGGCTCGGCATTACGCTGTATTACGCGAAAACCAAAGGCAACCCAGGGGATGCAGAGCACTGGTGGAGTCTGGCTCCTCTTTGTCTGGTCGGTGGGATCTTGGGCGCTCGGTTCTGGCAGGTGTTTTTCTTCGATTGGGGCTACTATTCTCAATACCCTGGCCAGATTATTCAGGTGTGGCACGGTGGACTGTCGATCCAAGGCGGCATCGTCGGTGCTTTGATCGCATCCATCATCTATTTGTGGCGAAAGAAGCTCAGTTTCTTCCACTTCGCGGACATCGGTACTCCAGGCATTCTGCTAGGGCAAAGTATCGGCAGAGACGCGGACTTCATGAATGGGAGTGCATACGGTGCACCTACCCATCAGAACTTTGGCATCCTCTTTCCAAGCGATACATTGGCTCGCCAACAGTACGGCAATCAGCCGTTGTGGCCTGCAGTGATGTGGGAAGCGCAAGTCGACATCGTGCTGATGGCACTCTTGTTCGTCTTGTTGCAGCGAAAGAACGGGTGGCCACGAGGTTTTGCTTTCGTGTACTACCTCATCGTGTACAACATCTGCCGATTCTTTCTGGAAATGCTGCGCGGCGACTCTCCACGTGGTGTGTTCGGCTGGGATGCCGCTCAGTGGACGGCGCTCGCCTCTGCACTCGTCGGCGTGCTGTTGGCCATTTGGGTCTTTTGGAAGTCGGATCGAAAGACACCGCTCGGCATTGACAATTGA
- a CDS encoding DNA-3-methyladenine glycosylase has translation MSTLRLELPDSFDFSLSIERNVFGIGDLHVAQTDAGPVVYRAFWRSGQPIAVKVCADRDQRLLRVETAEDLSQQEGHDIEAQIRHWLDLDSDYARIQDYFGADPAMKSVINALVGLHLQRDMHPFASLVRMMIGQQVNVAFATSLTNRLIDLAGRFVVWDGLKLPVFPTAAEVAAVSVDELRRLQFSSRKAEYIVQLAQMVDDGAIDLSADHLQAMDDDQAVEYLCQIRGVGQWSAQCCLLFALGRPDVFPALDVGLLDALARMYGVVRPSAKEAVQMVEKWSPYRSYAAHFLWCGRRMLGKG, from the coding sequence GTGAGCACCTTGCGGTTGGAATTGCCCGATTCATTTGACTTCTCGCTGTCCATCGAGCGAAATGTGTTCGGCATCGGAGACCTTCACGTCGCACAGACAGATGCGGGACCTGTGGTCTATCGCGCGTTTTGGCGCAGCGGTCAGCCCATCGCGGTGAAGGTTTGCGCCGACCGCGACCAGCGGCTCCTCCGTGTCGAAACGGCTGAGGACCTGTCGCAGCAGGAGGGGCACGACATCGAAGCCCAGATTCGTCACTGGCTCGATCTCGACAGCGACTACGCCCGCATCCAGGATTATTTCGGAGCTGATCCGGCGATGAAATCGGTCATTAATGCACTCGTCGGCCTGCATCTGCAGCGCGATATGCATCCATTCGCATCGTTGGTGCGGATGATGATCGGACAGCAGGTGAACGTCGCTTTTGCGACGTCGCTTACGAATCGATTGATTGATCTCGCAGGGCGCTTCGTCGTGTGGGACGGGCTGAAACTTCCGGTCTTCCCGACTGCGGCAGAGGTTGCGGCCGTGTCCGTCGACGAGTTGAGACGTCTGCAATTCAGTTCGCGAAAGGCCGAGTACATCGTACAACTCGCGCAGATGGTAGACGATGGGGCAATCGATTTGAGCGCTGACCACCTGCAGGCGATGGACGATGACCAAGCAGTTGAGTACCTTTGCCAAATTCGTGGCGTAGGGCAGTGGAGTGCCCAGTGTTGCCTCCTGTTCGCCCTTGGGCGGCCGGACGTCTTCCCTGCTTTGGACGTCGGCCTTCTCGACGCACTTGCGCGTATGTACGGCGTGGTCAGGCCAAGTGCCAAAGAGGCGGTCCAGATGGTGGAAAAGTGGTCGCCGTATCGCAGTTATGCGGCCCATTTTCTGTGGTGTGGCAGGAGAATGCTGGGAAAGGGATGA
- a CDS encoding polysaccharide deacetylase family protein: MQRTLKITMQRFIAPVLTIGLILCPIVDKRPVHAQVLRQIGHDQTIYLTFDDGPSKLYTPKILDVLRSKHVPATFFVLGFRVREFPGIARRLVAEGHEVGNHGYQHEFLPEKTTAWVEEDVKKTDGTIHQVTGSYPKYYRPPGGLITDNEEKSLRTLGHPVILWTVDSQDWKAANSAQIVREVVQQCRPGAVILMHDGVSKSRFTVEALPEIIDLLRAEGYHFARLPQG; this comes from the coding sequence ATGCAGCGAACTCTGAAGATCACGATGCAACGGTTCATCGCGCCGGTTCTTACCATCGGACTGATACTTTGTCCCATCGTAGACAAACGGCCTGTACACGCACAGGTGCTGCGCCAGATTGGCCACGACCAGACCATCTACTTGACGTTTGATGATGGACCAAGCAAGCTATACACGCCGAAAATCCTCGACGTGTTAAGAAGCAAACACGTGCCCGCGACGTTTTTTGTCTTAGGATTTCGCGTGCGGGAGTTTCCGGGCATCGCAAGGCGGCTCGTAGCAGAGGGGCACGAAGTCGGGAATCACGGGTATCAACATGAATTTCTGCCTGAGAAGACGACAGCCTGGGTGGAAGAAGATGTGAAGAAAACCGACGGCACCATTCATCAAGTTACGGGCAGTTACCCAAAATACTACCGTCCACCTGGTGGGCTCATTACCGATAACGAAGAGAAGTCGCTCCGGACCTTAGGTCACCCTGTGATCTTGTGGACGGTCGACTCGCAGGACTGGAAGGCTGCCAACTCAGCGCAAATTGTCCGTGAAGTCGTTCAGCAGTGCCGTCCCGGAGCCGTGATTCTCATGCACGACGGCGTCTCAAAGAGCCGTTTTACCGTCGAGGCACTGCCGGAAATTATCGACCTATTGCGCGCAGAAGGATACCATTTCGCACGCTTACCCCAGGGATGA
- a CDS encoding alpha/beta-type small acid-soluble spore protein produces MANNNNSNDKLIPQAEQALSQMKYEIASEFGVQLGAETTSRQNGSVGGEITKRLVAFAEQSLSGR; encoded by the coding sequence ATGGCAAACAACAACAACAGCAACGACAAATTGATTCCACAGGCAGAGCAGGCTTTGAGCCAAATGAAGTACGAAATTGCATCGGAGTTTGGCGTTCAGTTGGGTGCTGAAACAACTTCTCGTCAAAATGGCTCGGTTGGTGGAGAAATCACGAAGCGCCTCGTGGCATTTGCTGAGCAAAGCCTCTCTGGCCGCTAA